The following is a genomic window from Patescibacteria group bacterium.
ACAGCAGTTTTGTAAACTGCATATGTCAGTTCGATTCTGACAGAGGGCTTTCGAAAATTACAAATGTCAAATTCCAAATTCCAAACAAATTACAAATCACAATATACAAAATCTTTGTAATTTGTTTGGAATTTGTTATTTGTAATTTTATTTAATCTCATGTCTCTTTTATCACAGGAGCTAATTAAATTAGGTCTATCTGACAAAGAAGCAAAAGTATATTTGGCTTCATTGGAATTAGGATATGACACAGTTTTAAATATTGCAAAAAAAGCAGGGATCAATCGACCAACTGCTTATTTTATTTTAGAGTCATTACAAAAAAAGGGGATTGTTACAACTTTTGAAAAAGATAAAAAAACTTATTTTGCATCCGAATCTCCTGACAAGTTAGTTACATTATTAAATCAGCAAAAAGAAGATCTTAATCAAAAGCAAAAAGAATTTGAAAATATTTTGCCAGAATTTAAAGCTTTATTTAATTTGCCAACAGAAAAACCAACTGTCAGATTCTTTGAAGGCAGGCAAGGATTGTTATCAATGCGCGAGGATTTTTTGAAAACTACAGACAAAAAAATTGAGGCAATGTATTGTCTAGATGATCTTAACAAAGTTTTTACTCCTGAAGAAAATGCAAAGTTTACAGACAGAAGAGCTGAAAAAAATATTGAAACTTTCGCTATATATACTTCAATCAATGGTCCAACAAAAAGACCAAAGGCTCCAGGTGAAAGACGTTTTATTCCTTTCGATAAATTTCCTGTGACTGCTGATATTACAATATATAATAATAAAGTTGCCATTGCATCTTTGAAAGGAAAGCTATCAGGAGTAATTATTGAAAATAAAGAAATTGCTAATACAGTACGTTCACTATTTTATTTAGGTTGGGAATCAGCCAAAAAAGTATAAGAACATGCTAGAAACTCGGTTTTCTATTAATCAAAAAAATAAACTTATTGTAAGTAAAAACAAGGTATAAAAAATAATCATTTAATTAAGATAAAACCGAGTTTCGCGTGAATTCAAAAATAGAAATGCGCAAAACAAATTTTACAAATGAATCATTTTATCATATCTACAATCGCGGTACTGAAAAACGCGATATTTTTTTGCAAAATTATGATTATTTTCAATTTATTAAATTATTAAGAAAATATAAAAATAATTTAGTTGAAATAATCTGCTATTGCTTAATGCCGAATCATTTTCATTTATTGCTAAAACAATTAAATAATAATGGAATCAGCAAGTTCATGCATTTATTAACAATAAGTTATGCAAAATATTTTAACAAAAAATATGATCATAGCGGAGTTTTATTTCAGGGAAAATTTAAAGATGTCCAGATTTTGAGCTATATTCAATTGCTAAATATTTCAAAATACATCCATATAAATCCAGCTAAAGATCAGAATATTTTATTAAAACAAAAAATAATTACATTAGAAAATTATCCTTGGTCTTCTTATAAAGATTATATAAATATCAGAAACGGAACATTATGTAATAAAACCGAAATAATAAATTGTGTAGAAGGTAATTTTGTAAAAGAGTATAAAGAATTAATAAAGGCACATTTGATGAATTATAATGAGAGAAATTTGGATAAATTAATACTTGAATGAGTGAAATAGAAACTCGGTTTTCTATTAATCAAAAAAATAAACTTAATGTAAGTAAGAACAAGGTATGAAAAATAATCATTTAATTAAGATAAAACCGAGTTTCATCATGTTGTAAATAATTGACACACGAAACTCGGTTTCTTCGGAAACCGAGTTTCAAAGAATGTGTTAATTTTCGCGCAAAATAAAACCGGGCAAAAGCTCGGTTAAGGGAACAAAGGGCAAAAAATCGATTCATCCAATTGGCGTTCATTTTATTGTCTTCTCCGTCAGGAGTTGGGGGAGTCGCTTGGCACTTATAACTGTTAACTTTCAACTGTTAACTAGTTTTCAGTCGCCCATGACGTCCTCCTCTACCAATGGGGTAGAGGTTAGCATCGCCATAGTTTCAGGCGCGCCTTCCTCGACCCAGGGAACCAAAGATCAAGATGATTTATAACAATGTATTATAGCAAGCCTGTAGTATTTGTCAATAGATTTGGACAATTTAGTGTAATTAGTAATGAGTAACTAGTAATTAGGCGAAAAAACTTGCAAAATTATTAATACCTGATATTATCAAAATTGTCAGTAATAATAGACAAAATAAGCTAAAATAGCTTGTTTTTATTTTGCCTTGTTTAAAGCAAAATATGTCAAAATATCGAAAAAGATAATAAATATTTGTAAAAACCTCTTGACATGATAAAAATAGAGTAATATAATGCAGAGTTCTAAGCTCAAACCAAGCTCATTCCAAAATGTCAATCAGAGCAAACTAGTTTAACAGTCTAACCAGTTTAGGTTAACCAGTCTAACTAGTCTAACCAGTTTAGGTTAACCAGTCTAACTAGTCTAACCAGTTTAACCGCATTTCCGTCTATTTATTAGAGGAGGTGAAATGGTCTCCAGGGAATAAATCTTTTCTTTAGTCCTTGCTGAGCCACTTCGGCCTCTAATAAATGGGCAGAATGAAATTTCCAATTACCAATTTCCAATTCACAATAAATTTTCAATAAGCAATTTTCAATGACGACAGTGACGATTTGAAAATTAGTAATTGGTCATTTATTGTAAATTGATAATTGGAAATTAGAGATATGTAATCAGTAACTAGTAATCAAAAAATTGATTCCTAAATACTGATTGCGTGCGAGAGGGGACCAAGAGTCCTCGAGGAGGAAAGGACAATGGCGAATTGCATCATCTGCCACCAGCGCGTTGCGAGCGGCGGTGACCGGCATGCCAAGGGGCAGTGTCCGGCGAAGAAGAAGGAGCGCGAGCAGAAGGAGAACGAGGTGCAGGCCGGCGATCTCGCGACCCCGGGTCGCGGAGACGTCGTGCCGCTGGCCGGCAAGACCAGCACCCAGCTCTCCAACAAGGGCAAGTCCCGGGGGTCCAAGTCGGGCTGAGCCTGACACGACCCACAAGACGAGCCCAAGTACTAGGTTCTAGTGTCGTTCCGTTTCATCCCCAAGTTCCCCAGATTTTTCTTCAGTTTTCCGCCAGTACCTTCCATGCCAGACTCTTGTCTGGCCCCACCTGAAATAATAATGATTACATTGTTATTTGAGGCGGTACATTAAAAAATGATCAATTTACAATTTTTCACCCTTCGGGTGACCACCCGCAGGGTGGCAATAAATTACCAATTACCAATTTTCAAAGCGACGATGGTCGTAATTGGAAATTGTTCATTGAAAATTTATTGGAAATTGCAAAATTGGTAATTGCCACCCTACGGGTGGTCACCCGAAGGGTGAGAAATTAGGGTTTGCGGTAAAGCAAAGATCTTAAAAAAGATTTTCGCCTTGCTGCAAAGTGCAGCCTATAGCAGAGAAGGAAAAGTAAACGATGAACGATCAGATGGACGCGGCGGACCGGCGGATCATGGACGAAACGACTGTTCGGCTCGAAGGCCGGCAGGTCAAGTCCAGCCAGGGAGCTGGTTCCAGGTCGGCAGAAGTGCCAATCTGGAAGATCCGCGCGAGCCGTCGTGCTCTCCCCGCCATGGCAGTCTACGGCGACTAGACCTACCCCCAACTCTTCAGTTTTCCGCTCGTACCCTCCTGTGGTCACTTTTCGTGGCCACCTCAGCTTAAGCAACGATGTGATCGTTGAGTAAGTAGAGAACGTTACAAAATTATCAATTTCCAATTTACAATTCTCAATAAATTTTCAATGAACGATTTCCAATGGCGATACTCGGTCTGAAAATTGAAAATTGGTAATTTATTGGAAATTGTAAAATTGATAATTGGAAATTAAATCTAGCTTTCAGCAGTTTGCCTCAAATTATTTTGAGACACACTATTGATAGCTACATCTCGTCCTTTCACCAACTGAAGCACACAAGGAGGAAAAATGCCAAGTAAAGACAAGCCAAGACATGTTTTTGTTAATTGCTTGTTTCATGAAAACGAAAGGCTTACAGTCACCAACAAGGATGGTGAATTAAAAGCCTGGGGATTTGATGGCGATGTAATAAGTATCATCTCGGAATCCATGTTGCTTAGCATATCGGGTTCCAATCTGCAACTTGATAAAAGAAAAAAAGCATTGTGTAGATATTTAAAGCTTTTCTTCAACGAAGGAAAACAACCTCCAGCAATTTGTTTTGAGCATGCAAGGAAGTTGGAATCTGTGTTGTTGCAAATGCGACGATTTCTTCCTAAGGAAAAAGCTAATGTCCAGATTTCTATGATTCCATATCAAGAAAGTCTGGATAAATGGGCAATCTGGGTAGCCGAAGTAAAAAGAAATAGAGATATTGAAGCTACGAGATTGTGGCGTGAGATTATTTCTAAGCATTTTCCAGATGATGAAAGTATTGCAGACGAGCAAGACGCAAAAGTGCTTGCTGATCGTCTGTCTTCTGAATGTGTTAGAGAATTATTTGATAAGATACGCAATACTGCACTTTACCGCAAATCAGAAAAATCTGAATTGCTGAAACAGATCGGATTGTACTTAGCAGAAAAAGCGTATGAAGAAGCAAAAATAAAACATGAAATAGATTCTTGGAAGTAGATGACTGCATTTTAACCTCTGTATGTTTCCAGTTTTTATCAAGTTTTTAATGAATAATTTGCAATAGTTTGAAAATTAATTCATTGAAAATTTAATAAAAATTAATAATTAGAAATTAAAAATTCGCTGTCAGCCTTTTGCCTCAAATCATTTGGAGACAAAAGATTGATAGCCTGTCCCGTACTATGTTTCTGGTGAATATAAAAAAACATTGATTACTTTAGGAATTTAATCAATGCAACAAACAATATTTATTAGATACTTAGTATGGGATTAATGCTAGAACACTGACAACTTGGAAGGTAAAAATAATAGTCAAAAGTGTTAACTGTTAAGTGTTAATGGTTAACTGTTTGAAGTTGGCACATCGCGGCCAGGCAAGGCCGCGTTCGCGCGCGAGTAGATTCCGCTTGTGTCAGAGGAGGAGAGCGACATGTCGACCAACTGCGAGCCGAAGAGCGTCAGCACCGTCAACACCGTCACCGAGGAGAAGGAGGTGAAGCCCGCCCGGGTGCGCAAGCCCCGGGTGAAGGTCGAGAAGGAAGAGCAGGAGCAGTTCAACGAGGATGGCACGAAGAAGGATGTGAAGGACGAGGCCCCGCCCAAGAAGCGGAGCCACCACAAGAAGGTCGAGAAGTCCGTCGCCGTCGAGACCGAGACCGCCGAGCCCGCCCCGCCCGCCGAGTCCACCCCCAAGGTGGCGTCGGTGGCGGTGGTCGAGCAGCCGGTCCAGGTCGCCCCGCCCGCCGCGCCCCAGCCCGAGCCCCCCAAGAAGGGCGAGGTCGAGGACGTCAACGAGGACGAGGACAAGGACGGCGAGAGCGAGGGTGAGGACGAGGAGCAGGAGACCAGCGAGGAGGCGCTGGAGGACGCCCAGATCAACGACCTGGAGTTCCAGAAGAAGATGAGCGAGCTCCCCCGGCACGAGCAGATCCGGCGGCAGAAGGCCCGCAACCGGGTCATCACGAGCAACCGGCGCAGCCGCAAGACGGCGGCGCAGGACAAGAACCGCGCGGAGCACAACGAGATGCGCGAGGCCGGGCGGCCGGAGGTGAAGATCACCATCCCGGACCCCCTGATCTGCAGCGCCCACGCCGGTGAAGTCCTGAAGCTCGAGGACGCCTACTCGCTGAACAGCAGCGTGGTCTACGAGCTGACCCAGGTGAGCCAGGAAGGCAAGACCGAGGCGCAGACCAAGATCCTGAAGTTCGTGGTGAGCAAGCTCGCTCCGCTGTTCCGGTTCAACTGCGAGACCATCCCGGCCTACTGCAAGACGGTGGTGGACGTGCTGGCGAAGAACATCGCGGCCGTCCAGCCCCTCATCGCGCACGAGAAGAAGGCGCGGTGGGAGAGCCGGATCGTCATGCCCTACGCGGCCGCGCTCCGGCACTTCGCCGAGAGCAAGGCCGCGGTCGAGGGCAAGCAGCAGAACGTCAAGGACCGGCAGAACAAGGAGGCGTGGGCCTGGTTCGACGAGAACATCGGCAAGTTTCACGCCGAGCTGGTCGGGCTGCGCAGCGTCGAGGAGATCGTCGGCAAGATCGACATCCTGAACGGCCTGAACGACAAGTGTCTCGACACCTTGCGCCACCACTTCCTCGAGACCCTGCCCGTGATGCGCTACAGCGAGCCCGGCAAGATGCTGGGTCAGCTGCTGCGCGAGCGGGGCAAGAAGTACGAGCAGGTGCAGATCGAGGAGCAGCGGGCCCGCAAGGCCGAGGCCGACGAGAAGCGCAGGAAGGAGGAAGAGAAGGCTCTGGCCGGGCTGGGCGAGCTCGAAGGGCTGTTCGGTGGCGAGGAGAAGCAGGGCGAGGAGCAGGACGAGGAGCCCAGCGAGCGTGACGAGAACGAGAAGCGGATCGGCAAGTGGCTGGAGAAGCTTGTCGGCGGGAAGATGCACAGCGCGGCCGGGCTGATGACGCCCAGCGCCCTGCGCGAGATCTTCGCCGCGGATCCGGGCGCCGAGGTCTACTCGGCCTGCCCGTTCAGCCAGCAGGCGCCGGGGACCCAGTACTCCACCTACGTGAACCGGAAGGGCGACAACGAGCCCCTCTTCGCGACGGTGACGGTCCCGACCCTCGTGGTCGAGACCGACGACGAGGGTCAACCGATCTGCGACGGCAAGGGGCGGCCCAAGCCGTGGATCAACCCCCGTACGAGCAAGACGCAGTACGAGGGGCAGATCGCGGTGCTGACGAAGCACGAGGCCCGCTGGGCCGCGTCGATCCGCATCCGCCAGATGGCCGAGGAGCAGGTGAACAACGGCCGGTACGACTCGCTGGAGGAGGCCATCAACGGCATCCATCAGGAAGTCAACCAGGCCAAGACCAACCTCTGGGCGGCCAAGAAGGAGTTCAACGAGGCCAAGGTCTCCGGCGACCAGAGCCGCATCGACGCGGCCGAGGAGCGCCTGAACCAGGCCAAGGAGGTCATGAACCATCTGAGCGACGACCGTCGTCCGTGGTACCAGGGGATGCTCGAGGGAAGCCTCGGTGTCCTCAAGTACTACGATCTCAAGAACACGGTCGAGATGCTCAACAAGCCCCGTGAAGAGCGGCCCGCCAAGCGCAACACGCGCGGCGGCGGGACCCACGGCAACTACGAGCAGGAGCAGTCCCAGGGCGCGAGCGCGGAAGAGCAGGAGGCCTTCTTCCGCAGCCAGAACAACCAGAGCTTCGCCAACAAGGCCCGCCAGGTCTGAACCTTCCAACAACCCGCCCCCGGGACAAGTCCAAGCTTTAAGCTTGTAACCTTGCTCCCTGGCGCGCGGCACACTACCATTCCAGTTCTTTCATTCCCGTTCCTTCAGAAGACCCTTACCGGTCTTCTTTTTTTTCACTAAGTTATCAGTTAACAGTTGAAAGTTATAAGTTACGTCAATTTACTCTTGCCATTTTTCAAGATTCCTGCTATCATTGCAGTATAGCTTATAACTTACAACTTTTAACTTATAACTTCGATGCCACAAGATAATCTCATTAAATTAGAATGCACTGTTTGCAAGAGCATTAATTATTATTCTCGCAAGAACAAAAAAGTTCTTAAAAATAAAATTGAGATCAAAAAATTCTGCAAGAAATGCAAGAAACATACTCTACACAAAGAGACTAAATAACAAATTCCAAATTCCAAACAAATCCCAAATTACAAAAAACAAACCAATAAAACAATTTTGTAGTTTGTGATTTGTAATTTGTTTGTGTTTTTGGGATTTGGGATTTTAACACAAGGGGATGTAGTTAAATGGTATAACTGCGGTCTCCAAAACCGCTGTCGAGGGTTCGATTCCTTCCATCCCCGTTCTATTTATGCTACAATATTAATATGAGCACAAATAGTCGGGAAAATTTTTTAAAGATCTATGCCAATATACCATTGAGTATTAGGCAAGAGATTGTTATAACTTTAGATGATAAGCCAATCACATGGGATGTGGCTTTTTTTTGAGATTCAAAATAGTACTAAGAAAAGCAAAATAATTTTAGAAAAATTAGAATTATTAGAAATTATTTAAGATAATAATATGAAAAATAACGACACTTTAATTAAAAAAGCTGATGTTCAAAAAATCGCTGACAACGGAACAAGAATTTACGAAAAAGTAAAAACAGAATATGATCCAAAAGAAAAAGGAAAATTTTTAGCAATTGATATTGATAGCAAAAAATTATATTTAGGAAAAACAAGCATTGAGGCAGTTGAAAAGGCAAAGCAAGTACATCCAAACAAAGTTTTTTTTGTTGTTAAAATAGGCTACGATACCGTAGAATCAATGGCAAGATTATTTTCTAAAACAAAATAAAAATGATTAAGGGAATTTTTATTGAAAATACGCCTTTCATTAAAATTATTATTGGCTGGGAACAATCAATACAAACGCCTTTTGCAATACTTGATACAGGATTTACCGGTGATTTACAAGTTACTCCAAAAATTGCCAAAGAATTAGGATTAGAAGTAATTGAAGTTATCAAGATGCAAATGGCAAACGGACAAATTGTTGAAATTCCAGCTGCTCATGCCGTAGTTGTAATGGAAGGCAAAAAGGAATTAGTTCAAGTTTTAATTTCTGAAAATCTGCCTTTAATTGGCATCAGCTTATTATCGAAATTTAAGTACAAAGCTATTCTAAATTGCAAACATAAAACAGTTGAATTAGAAAAAGCTAAATAAATTTCAATAAAACAAAAAAATGACAAAAGAAGACATAAAAGAAATGCGTAAGATAGTTTCTGAAACAACTGGAAAATTAATTAAGGATTCAGAAGAAAGAATGGAGAAAAAAATGCGCATAGTTTTTTGCGAAGGCGCAGAAAAATTGATTTTGCCAAGTGTTAAAAGTATGATTAAAGATTCAGAAAATAAAATAGATCTTAAGTTGGAAAAACAAAAAAAAGAAATTGTGCATGAATTACAAGATAGCAATGATGCTTTGGCTAAAGAAGTAAAAGATTTCAGAGAAGAACAGGCTTCGAAGAGTTATGTTTTGGAACAATTAGACGAAAAATATATTGATCATGAAAAGCGCATTATCGTTTTGGAAGAAAAAACAGCTTAAATTTTAATATAAAACAAAAATGACAAAAAAATTATCAACAATTTTAGCGCTAATTTTCGGGCTATTTTTTTTGTTTCAAAATTCTCATGCAGCTAATCCTTGGCCAGCTGGAACTGGCACTGATATTGGCACAAATTTACCGCCAGACCCTATAGTTTATGAACCAAGCGGTCTTGCGTGGCAAAGCAGATTAGGTACTTTGTTTGTCGTAGGCGATTCAGGCAATATTACAGAAATGACTAACGATGGCAGTATTTTACATAATTGGTATTATGGCAGCGCCTTTGATTTAGAAGGCATCGCCGTTGCCAATCCAGATTCTAATTATGTTTATGTCGGTCGTGAAGATAATCGCACAATTTATGAATTTGATTTAAATACTTGGCAATTATCTGGAAAATCTTGGGATTTGTCATCTTGGATGCCGGATATTCCAAATCAAGGCTTAGAGGCATTAACATATGTTCCAAATGGGGATCATCCATATTCTAATTCTGCTTCAGGTGGTTTATTTTACGCCGGTCATCAAAGTGATGGCAAAATTTATGTTTTTGATGTCAATTTAAGTGCTAGCGGTTCAGTCAATTTTATCAGCACAATTACTCCTCAAGCTGGAACAACAGATTTATCAGGTCTTGATTTTGAGCCATCAACCCAAATTTTATATGCCATTTTTGATAGTTCAGATTTATTAGTAGAAATGCAAGCAAATGGCACAGTTTTAAATAGCTATAATGTGCCAGGAACAGCACAAGAGGGAATTTCTGTACAACCAAATTGTCCAAACACAACTACAAATATTTATTTAGCAGAAGATGCTACTCCACAGATTTTTAAATATTCAAATTATCCAAATTATTATCAAAATTGTACACAAGTTATTGAAGAGGAAGAAAGACAACAAGAAGAAGAGAATCTTCAAGACGATTCAAGAATAACTTTAGTGCAAGCTTTAAATGGCTATACTTTAACTGGTCAAAAATTAATAATTTATTTCAAGAATTTACCAAGCAATTTAACAAAAGATTCAGCCTATTGGATGAAATGGACACAATATAATAAATATCCTCCAAAATGGATTAATAAAGAAAATAAGACTCTAAAAAGATATTGGCGTCTTGAAACAAATCTCAAAAATTACGTTCCAGCTGATTCTACACAAAAATATAAGATTCAAGTTACTTTTAAATATAATAAAAAGCTTTATAATAATTTAAAGAAAAAACAAAGTGATCTAAAAAAATCAGATTTAATTTTAAAATTTAGAACAAAAAAAACAGAATGGAAAAAATTAACTAAATACTGGAAGAACACAAAAATTGTTCACGTCAAAAATAAAAGACAAATTAAAGTTAAATATTTTACGAAATTCAAAAAGACAAATTACTATTTCGGCATTGGCGTTGAATAGTTTTTTTACGAGAATTATGAATAATGAATCAGGAATCATGACTTGAATAATGAGTAATGAATTTAGAATTCGATATTCTTAATTCATGCTTCAAATCATGATTCATAATTCGTTATTCATAATTCTTTTTTGATTGACTTTATTTTAATCTCAGAATAAACTATACCAGTTATGACAAGAAAACCAGAAATAATGAGCCCAATTCGCGATTTTGCCTCACTAGCCGCCTGCAAAAATTATGCAGATGCAGTCTATTTTGGCATCTCTGATAGTCTAAGCATGCGCGCTCATTCAGGTATTAAGATAGGCTATATGGCTAAATTCATTAAAAAATGCCACTCCTTTAAGATCAAGGCCTATCTAACAATTAATAGCGCTATCTATAATAACGATTTAACTAGAGCAGAAAAACTGATAAAAAAGGCTAAGGCATCAAAAATAGATGCCATTATCATCTGGGATTTGAGTTTAATTGAAATAGCTAAAAAATACCGCCTACCTTTTTTCATCTCAACTCAAGCCAATATTTGTAATTTTAAAACAGCCCAATTTTACCAAAAATTAGGCGCCAAAAGAATCGTTTTAGCGAGAGAAATGTCTTTAAAACAAATTAAAGAATTAAGAAAAAAAGTTAAAATTGAAATAGAAACATTTGTTCATGGCGCAATGTGTTTGGCAATTTCTGGACGCTGTATTCTATCAAGCTATTTATATGACACATCTGCAAATTGCGGAGCCTGTGCACAGCCTTGCCGTAAAGAATGGATTTTGCAAGATTCAGAAGGAAACAAATTAGTTAATCAAGGCCAATATTTTATGTCTGCCAAAGATTTGTGCATGATTAAATATGTTCCAGAATTAATTAAAGCAGGTATAGATTCATTTAAGATTGAAGGCAGACGCAGAGATCCAAGATATATTGAAGTTACTTCTCGCTGTTATAAAGAAGCAGTTGATTCATATTTTGATAAAACCTTTAGCTTAGAAAAAGTAAAAAAATGGCAATCAGAATTAAATACTGTTTATAATCGAGGCTATTCAACTGGTTTTTATTTTAGCAAACCAGATAAGTCAGGCATTAGTTATGAAAAAGCTGATAATGCAAGCATTGTTAAAAAAGTTTTAATTGGCTATGTCACAAATTATTATGCTAATATAAATGTTGCTGAAATTGATTTAAAACATCATTCGCTAAAAATTGGTGATAAAATTTTAGTAGAAGGCAAGACTTCTTTCTTTGAACTAAAAATTAGTTCACTTGAAAATAATCATCATAAAATTCAGAAAGCTAAAAAAGGCGAAATTGTCGCTGTTAAAATGGATAAGAGAGTAAGAAAAAATGACAAAATTTTTATTTTAGAATAATTTGTCATTCTGAGCGAAGCGAAGAATCCCATTAATGAGCAATATAATCATGGGATCCTTCGCTTCGCTCAGGATGACCGTAATAAAAAGGTCGAACCTTACACAAATTCCCCCGTAGAAAAAAAGGAGGGACGAGCAATGGAGGGAATCAATAACAGATATGTATTGATGGCTCTAATTGCCGATCCATACAATTCATCATATGGCAAAGCATTGAAGTCAGGTTTAGAAATTGAATTTCAGCTTTGGGACGGTCGAATTATTTCAGTTAGCAATTTCAAAGAAGAGGGAAAAATTCCTGATTTTCGCACTTCAAACTATTGGTTTCCTGACCACATTGTTGTGCCATTGATGGACAAGCTCATTATCGAAAATCGTTCCTTTGTTCTGAGTGCTGGACGCGGCGATTTGCGTTGTACTATTATTTGGCAGGTCAAGAGTTGAGCAAGTTTTCCACATACAAAGGAGTGAGAAATGCTGATAAAAATGAAAGACAAGAAGGATCTGGCCTCATGGATTGTATTTCATCATGAATATCAAATAGATATAGATAAAACTGATGAATTACAGCTTTGGGATGGTAGGATTATAGTAGGCAGACTTTTACCAGAGAATCCAGAAAAAGTTGACCTTTGGATAGAAAGAAACAACGTGCGTAGCAAGAGAAAGCTATTTAATCAACTTCTCGATCGATTGCTAAGCTCCAGATCTTCTTTTACAATCCAATGTGAAAATATTTTGAAGGTGTGCAGGTTTACTGTTATTTGGGAATTCAAAAAATAATTAAATGTACTTTTGTATCTAAGGCTTGATCATTTTTGATAGCCTTTTTTATTTACGCAAAGTAAAATTTAAGGTAAAATAACACTGTCATCCTGAGCCACAGCGAAGGATCCCGTTAATGAACAATGGTCTCGAGATTCTTCACTGCGGTTCAGAATGACGGATTATAAATATCATGAATCAAAATCCTACAGAAAATTTAAAAAAATATTTAGATTTAGCGAGAAAATCAAAAACTTTTGAATTTCTTAATATCTTAATATCAGAATATCCGAAGGCTAGTATCTATTTAGTCGGTGGTTTTGTGCGTGACCAAATTTTAGGTTTAGAATCCAAAGATTTAGATTTTGTTGTTACAAAAATTAAGGCAGATGATCTGAAAAAATTTTTAGGAAAATATGGTTCTGTAGAATTAGTCGGTGCTTCGTTTGGTGTTTTTAAATTTGTGCCAAAAGAATCAGAATTTATGAATCAGAAAATGGAAGCTTTTGATATTGCTCTTCCTCGAACAGAAAAATCTTTAGGAACTGGCGCATATCGAGATTTTGATGTCCAATCAGATCCAGAATTGCCAATAGATGTTGATTTATCAAGACGCGATTTGACAATCAATGCCATTGCTTATGATATCAAAAATGATTCTATAGTTGATCCATATTTTGGTCAAAAAGATTTAGCTAATAAAATAATCAAAGCAGTTGGCGAGCCAAAACAAAGATTCCAAGAAGATTATTCCAGAATTTTAAGGGCAATAAGATTTGCTCTAAAATTTAATTTTCAAATTGAAGATAATACTTGGCAAGCAATTAAAGATGACGCTCCAAAAATTTTAGATGCAGTTCCATTTGAAACAATTTCTAAAGAATTATTGAAATCTTTAGACGCAAATCCAGTTAGATTTTTAGATCTTTATGATCAAAGCAAATTATTAAATATAATTTTGCCAGAAGTAGAAGAATGCAAAGGTGTTATTCAGCCAAAAGAATTTCATGAAGAAGGCGATGTTTATGAACATACAAAATTAGCGTTAACTTTTATTCCCAAAAATTCTACTGTCAGATTTAAACTAGCAACTTTATTGCATGACATTGGCAAACCAAGCA
Proteins encoded in this region:
- a CDS encoding helix-turn-helix domain-containing protein; this translates as MSLLSQELIKLGLSDKEAKVYLASLELGYDTVLNIAKKAGINRPTAYFILESLQKKGIVTTFEKDKKTYFASESPDKLVTLLNQQKEDLNQKQKEFENILPEFKALFNLPTEKPTVRFFEGRQGLLSMREDFLKTTDKKIEAMYCLDDLNKVFTPEENAKFTDRRAEKNIETFAIYTSINGPTKRPKAPGERRFIPFDKFPVTADITIYNNKVAIASLKGKLSGVIIENKEIANTVRSLFYLGWESAKKV
- a CDS encoding transposase — protein: MRKTNFTNESFYHIYNRGTEKRDIFLQNYDYFQFIKLLRKYKNNLVEIICYCLMPNHFHLLLKQLNNNGISKFMHLLTISYAKYFNKKYDHSGVLFQGKFKDVQILSYIQLLNISKYIHINPAKDQNILLKQKIITLENYPWSSYKDYINIRNGTLCNKTEIINCVEGNFVKEYKELIKAHLMNYNERNLDKLILE
- the rpmG gene encoding 50S ribosomal protein L33; the encoded protein is MPQDNLIKLECTVCKSINYYSRKNKKVLKNKIEIKKFCKKCKKHTLHKETK
- a CDS encoding SdiA-regulated domain-containing protein: MTKKLSTILALIFGLFFLFQNSHAANPWPAGTGTDIGTNLPPDPIVYEPSGLAWQSRLGTLFVVGDSGNITEMTNDGSILHNWYYGSAFDLEGIAVANPDSNYVYVGREDNRTIYEFDLNTWQLSGKSWDLSSWMPDIPNQGLEALTYVPNGDHPYSNSASGGLFYAGHQSDGKIYVFDVNLSASGSVNFISTITPQAGTTDLSGLDFEPSTQILYAIFDSSDLLVEMQANGTVLNSYNVPGTAQEGISVQPNCPNTTTNIYLAEDATPQIFKYSNYPNYYQNCTQVIEEEERQQEEENLQDDSRITLVQALNGYTLTGQKLIIYFKNLPSNLTKDSAYWMKWTQYNKYPPKWINKENKTLKRYWRLETNLKNYVPADSTQKYKIQVTFKYNKKLYNNLKKKQSDLKKSDLILKFRTKKTEWKKLTKYWKNTKIVHVKNKRQIKVKYFTKFKKTNYYFGIGVE
- a CDS encoding U32 family peptidase, whose product is MTRKPEIMSPIRDFASLAACKNYADAVYFGISDSLSMRAHSGIKIGYMAKFIKKCHSFKIKAYLTINSAIYNNDLTRAEKLIKKAKASKIDAIIIWDLSLIEIAKKYRLPFFISTQANICNFKTAQFYQKLGAKRIVLAREMSLKQIKELRKKVKIEIETFVHGAMCLAISGRCILSSYLYDTSANCGACAQPCRKEWILQDSEGNKLVNQGQYFMSAKDLCMIKYVPELIKAGIDSFKIEGRRRDPRYIEVTSRCYKEAVDSYFDKTFSLEKVKKWQSELNTVYNRGYSTGFYFSKPDKSGISYEKADNASIVKKVLIGYVTNYYANINVAEIDLKHHSLKIGDKILVEGKTSFFELKISSLENNHHKIQKAKKGEIVAVKMDKRVRKNDKIFILE
- a CDS encoding HD domain-containing protein; the protein is MNQNPTENLKKYLDLARKSKTFEFLNILISEYPKASIYLVGGFVRDQILGLESKDLDFVVTKIKADDLKKFLGKYGSVELVGASFGVFKFVPKESEFMNQKMEAFDIALPRTEKSLGTGAYRDFDVQSDPELPIDVDLSRRDLTINAIAYDIKNDSIVDPYFGQKDLANKIIKAVGEPKQRFQEDYSRILRAIRFALKFNFQIEDNTWQAIKDDAPKILDAVPFETISKELLKSLDANPVRFLDLYDQSKLLNIILPEVEECKGVIQPKEFHEEGDVYEHTKLALTFIPKNSTVRFKLATLLHDIGKPSTTKTPEKDGVERVRSDEHAEVGAEITGYICNRLKLPNNLSNEIVWLVKYHMFFVSGKVEDMRPNTIKKYFIDNPKLGDELLDLYYVDTKASFGPTQEKNLARITEVRDYINNMREQFRKSEIKTFRHVIDGQDIMKEFNLKPGKEIGEYLEKADKFILEFVTKNGEEPSKEEVLKSLKS